A stretch of Bradyrhizobium diazoefficiens DNA encodes these proteins:
- a CDS encoding phasin — MTGATDPFSASVIPFEVPEQMRAFAEKGVSQARENYAKFKDAAESHNGTVEAVFASVSKGANEYTAKLMEFMKANTTAHLDFTQQLFGTKSPTDAFQLWTGHAKTQLETFQAQAKELAEIAQRAAAATAEPIKAGAAKLYTPPAA, encoded by the coding sequence ATGACAGGTGCGACTGATCCATTCTCTGCCTCCGTCATTCCGTTCGAGGTTCCGGAGCAGATGCGTGCGTTCGCCGAAAAGGGCGTTTCGCAGGCCCGCGAAAACTACGCCAAGTTCAAGGACGCCGCCGAAAGCCACAACGGCACCGTCGAAGCCGTGTTCGCCTCCGTCTCCAAGGGCGCGAACGAGTACACCGCCAAGCTGATGGAGTTCATGAAGGCCAACACGACGGCCCATCTGGACTTCACCCAGCAGCTGTTCGGCACCAAATCGCCGACCGATGCCTTCCAGCTGTGGACCGGCCACGCCAAGACCCAGCTCGAGACCTTCCAGGCCCAGGCCAAGGAGCTCGCCGAGATCGCCCAGCGCGCCGCGGCCGCGACCGCCGAGCCGATCAAGGCCGGCGCCGCCAAGCTCTACACGCCCCCCGCCGCCTGA
- a CDS encoding phasin family protein, producing MTDQTHFELPPEMRSMAETSFKQARDAFEKLLGNAQAAAGSLEEHGATMRAGAKDLSTKALSFAEANVQAALNYAQSLVHAKDLSEVMRLHGEYVQAQMKALADQAGEMGQIVHRAAMDATTPKH from the coding sequence ATGACCGACCAGACACATTTCGAGCTTCCGCCGGAGATGCGATCCATGGCGGAAACGAGCTTCAAACAGGCCCGCGACGCATTCGAGAAGCTTCTCGGCAACGCCCAGGCCGCCGCCGGTTCGCTGGAGGAACACGGCGCGACCATGCGCGCCGGCGCCAAGGATCTCAGCACAAAGGCGCTCTCCTTTGCCGAGGCCAATGTGCAGGCCGCCCTCAACTACGCCCAATCGCTGGTTCACGCCAAGGACCTCTCCGAGGTGATGCGGCTGCACGGCGAGTACGTCCAGGCCCAGATGAAGGCGCTGGCCGATCAGGCCGGCGAAATGGGCCAGATCGTCCATCGCGCCGCCATGGATGCGACGACGCCGAAGCATTGA
- a CDS encoding PAS domain-containing protein — protein sequence MTNSDFQLRGIGDPRLAVHATAPLPAWLWSLDGTRVLWANAVGAKFFGADNAAALAQKTFGPADSHRRQVAQLARRLSASGAIRLERLRGFGAALGTLMTCACARLDFADGSSGVLVTAMAASGRTMPLVERLHRLVDGAAVPMAAFAPDGLFVGASEAARPLLGFRDLGEAGLDQARSDALAHGRVALPIGIGTMVLQRVGSGADIGLVALIEPAAAQAAPAAESVPDAVPVEVAVQSTPAATPEAPVEPARPIVETPSAPPPPSEATSGIAVFDFDPFAEPVETPAESPVENLAEAMVSPQATPNTAAMVEPPTAHVEAPRQHPLRFLWQMDAQGRFVLATSEFIHLIGPHTAAGFGRPWREIADEFSLDPEGRVAQALASHDTWAGITVNWPADGGEHLPVELAGLPVYDSERNFAGFKGFGVCRDLDALNRLDALRRYELFAEPRMAQGLSADAVEPDAEPEAPPLVAPPPEPEPETATEPEPPAPITDATSHPTDPEPPVETPPNVLPFRSPGDPRSPSDQRSPGDQRSPTLTPVENSAFNELARQLSERLERERETMASIAAEPPAAEITPEPTAPEPEVPPAAVEWLSEPAPPPRGDSVRDRTLLDLVPTGVLIYRLDRLLYANPAFLARMGHASLAALEDAGGLDALYVEPGVSSASSTSQAGTPVTISATLANGEQPLATTEAHLHAIDWNGESAHALICALPQPVVAIPDLPEPEAELEAGDADAEDLAAILDTTAEGIVMFDAEGNIHACNRSAEALFGYDGEALMQQNLVTLFAPESQQIVIDYLESLKSQDIASLLDHGREVLGREKKGGVLPLAMIMGRTRPDGPNFFAVFRDLSHSKKGESELSQARRLVDGAANAKADMLARISHEIRTPLNAIIGFAEVMISERFGTLGNERYGEYMKDIRASGERVITIIDDLLELSRIETGKLDLNFANLNLNDLVEACVTVMQPQANRERIIIRTSLAHALPQVTADARALRQVTMNLISNSIRLASAGGQVIVSTALSDRGEIALRIRDTGHGLSEKEVAAAMEPFRTPPPGDAADNSALSLSLTKALVEANRAQFNIKSAGHGTLIEVVFAPALARA from the coding sequence ATGACGAATTCGGATTTCCAGTTGCGAGGCATCGGCGATCCCAGGCTGGCCGTGCATGCGACCGCGCCGCTGCCGGCGTGGCTCTGGTCGCTCGACGGCACGCGGGTGCTGTGGGCCAATGCGGTCGGCGCAAAATTCTTCGGCGCCGATAACGCGGCCGCCCTCGCCCAAAAGACCTTCGGCCCCGCCGACAGCCATCGCCGCCAGGTCGCGCAACTGGCGCGACGGCTGTCCGCCAGCGGCGCGATCCGGCTGGAGCGGCTGCGCGGCTTCGGCGCGGCGCTCGGCACGCTGATGACCTGCGCCTGTGCGCGGCTCGATTTTGCCGATGGAAGTTCTGGTGTGCTCGTCACCGCGATGGCGGCGAGCGGCCGCACCATGCCGCTGGTCGAGCGGCTGCATCGCCTCGTCGACGGCGCGGCCGTGCCGATGGCGGCCTTTGCGCCGGATGGTTTGTTCGTCGGCGCGAGCGAGGCCGCCCGCCCACTGCTCGGCTTCCGCGATCTCGGCGAAGCCGGCCTCGACCAGGCGCGCAGCGATGCGCTCGCCCACGGCCGCGTCGCGCTGCCGATCGGCATCGGCACCATGGTGCTGCAACGGGTGGGCAGCGGTGCCGATATCGGGCTCGTCGCGCTGATCGAGCCTGCGGCGGCACAAGCCGCGCCGGCGGCGGAGAGCGTTCCGGACGCGGTGCCGGTAGAGGTCGCGGTTCAGAGCACGCCGGCCGCCACACCCGAAGCTCCGGTCGAGCCTGCACGGCCGATTGTCGAGACGCCGAGCGCGCCGCCGCCGCCGAGCGAGGCCACGTCCGGAATTGCGGTGTTCGACTTCGATCCATTCGCCGAGCCGGTCGAAACGCCGGCCGAATCTCCGGTTGAAAACCTGGCCGAGGCCATGGTGTCGCCGCAGGCCACGCCGAATACGGCGGCCATGGTCGAGCCGCCGACTGCACATGTGGAAGCACCGCGCCAGCATCCGCTGCGCTTCCTGTGGCAGATGGATGCGCAAGGGCGCTTCGTGCTCGCAACCAGCGAGTTCATCCACCTGATCGGTCCGCACACCGCGGCCGGCTTCGGCCGGCCCTGGCGCGAGATCGCCGACGAATTTTCGCTCGATCCCGAGGGGCGCGTCGCGCAGGCGCTGGCGAGCCACGACACCTGGGCCGGCATCACCGTGAACTGGCCGGCCGATGGCGGCGAGCATTTGCCGGTCGAGCTCGCGGGTCTCCCGGTCTACGACAGCGAGCGCAATTTTGCGGGCTTCAAGGGCTTTGGCGTCTGCCGCGATCTCGACGCCCTCAACCGGCTCGATGCGCTTAGGCGGTACGAGCTGTTCGCCGAGCCGCGCATGGCGCAAGGCCTTTCGGCAGATGCGGTCGAGCCGGACGCCGAGCCGGAGGCGCCGCCTCTGGTCGCGCCGCCGCCAGAACCTGAGCCCGAAACTGCAACTGAGCCTGAACCGCCCGCCCCCATCACCGACGCGACTTCACATCCAACCGATCCGGAACCGCCAGTGGAAACGCCTCCGAATGTCCTGCCGTTCCGCAGCCCCGGTGATCCCCGGTCGCCCAGCGATCAGAGATCACCTGGTGATCAGAGATCGCCGACGCTGACGCCGGTCGAGAACAGCGCGTTCAACGAGCTCGCACGGCAATTGTCCGAGCGGCTCGAGCGCGAGCGCGAGACGATGGCGTCCATTGCGGCCGAACCGCCGGCTGCGGAGATCACGCCCGAACCAACGGCGCCGGAGCCTGAAGTGCCGCCAGCCGCCGTCGAATGGCTGAGCGAGCCCGCGCCGCCGCCGCGCGGCGACAGCGTGCGCGACCGCACGCTGCTCGATCTGGTGCCGACCGGCGTCCTGATCTACCGGCTCGATCGCCTGCTCTACGCCAACCCCGCCTTCCTCGCGCGCATGGGCCATGCCAGCCTGGCCGCGCTGGAAGATGCCGGCGGGCTCGACGCGCTCTATGTCGAGCCGGGCGTATCGTCAGCCAGCAGCACCTCGCAGGCCGGCACGCCGGTGACGATCAGCGCCACGCTCGCCAATGGCGAGCAGCCGCTGGCGACCACTGAAGCGCATCTGCACGCGATCGACTGGAACGGCGAAAGCGCGCACGCGCTGATCTGCGCGCTGCCGCAGCCGGTGGTGGCGATCCCCGATCTGCCGGAGCCAGAGGCCGAGCTCGAAGCCGGCGACGCGGATGCGGAGGATCTCGCCGCGATCCTCGACACCACGGCCGAGGGCATCGTCATGTTCGATGCCGAAGGCAACATCCACGCCTGCAACCGCAGCGCCGAAGCGCTGTTCGGCTATGACGGCGAGGCGCTGATGCAGCAGAACCTGGTGACGCTGTTCGCGCCGGAGAGCCAGCAAATCGTCATCGACTATCTCGAAAGCCTCAAGAGCCAGGACATCGCAAGCCTGCTCGACCACGGCCGCGAGGTGCTGGGGCGTGAGAAGAAGGGCGGCGTGCTTCCGCTCGCCATGATCATGGGCCGCACCCGGCCCGACGGCCCGAACTTCTTCGCCGTGTTCCGCGATCTCTCGCACAGCAAGAAGGGCGAGAGCGAGCTTTCGCAGGCGCGACGTCTGGTCGATGGCGCCGCCAATGCCAAGGCCGACATGCTGGCGCGGATCAGCCATGAGATCCGCACGCCGCTCAACGCCATCATCGGCTTTGCCGAGGTGATGATCTCCGAACGTTTCGGCACGCTCGGCAACGAGCGCTATGGCGAATACATGAAGGACATCCGCGCCTCCGGCGAGCGCGTCATCACCATCATCGACGATTTGCTCGAGTTGTCGCGGATCGAGACCGGCAAGCTCGATCTCAATTTCGCCAACCTCAACCTCAACGATCTCGTCGAAGCCTGCGTCACGGTGATGCAGCCGCAGGCCAACCGCGAACGCATCATCATCCGCACCTCGCTCGCGCATGCGCTGCCGCAGGTGACGGCGGATGCGCGCGCGCTGCGCCAGGTCACCATGAATTTGATCTCGAACTCGATCCGGCTCGCCAGCGCCGGCGGCCAAGTCATCGTCTCGACCGCGCTGTCCGACCGCGGTGAGATCGCGCTTCGCATCCGCGACACCGGTCATGGCCTGAGCGAGAAGGAAGTCGCCGCCGCCATGGAGCCGTTCCGCACCCCGCCGCCCGGAGATGCCGCGGACAATTCGGCGCTGTCTCTTTCCCTCACCAAGGCCCTGGTCGAAGCCAACCGCGCCCAGTTCAACATCAAGAGCGCAGGTCACGGCACGCTGATCGAGGTGGTGTTCGCGCCGGCCCTGGCGCGGGCTTGA
- a CDS encoding LysR substrate-binding domain-containing protein, translating into MVASGVDRARELEVFAAVAAGGSFSAAGRGLSLTPSAVSRTIDRIEARLGARLMLRSTRALTLTAEGQTYLSAARRILADIDEAERTIADQSAPRGRIRVSAAVAHGRICIVPLLEEFVRRYPSILIDINLSDGIVDVAAGQADVAIRSGPLADSSLTARRLAENGRTIVASPGYLARHGTPAVPEDLHNHNCLNFNFRRAEPMWPFRKAGTDYGLTVHGTIQANSGETLGQLALDGVGIARVGNFSIGDAIATGRLVSLLDAFNPGDVEIFHAVFVGGANMPARIRVFVDYLVERLAGSQAKPTNRP; encoded by the coding sequence GTGGTCGCGAGCGGCGTTGATCGGGCGCGGGAACTTGAGGTGTTTGCCGCGGTCGCCGCCGGCGGCAGTTTCTCTGCCGCGGGGCGCGGCCTTTCGCTGACGCCCTCGGCGGTCAGCCGCACCATCGACCGGATCGAGGCGCGGCTGGGCGCGCGCCTGATGTTGCGAAGCACGCGTGCCCTGACCCTGACTGCCGAAGGTCAAACCTACCTCAGCGCGGCCCGCCGAATTCTGGCGGACATCGATGAAGCCGAACGCACCATCGCCGACCAGAGCGCGCCGCGGGGCCGGATCAGGGTCAGCGCCGCCGTCGCTCACGGAAGGATCTGCATCGTTCCGCTGCTCGAGGAGTTTGTTCGCCGCTATCCGAGCATCCTGATCGACATCAATCTCAGCGACGGGATCGTTGACGTGGCGGCGGGTCAGGCGGATGTGGCGATCCGATCGGGGCCGCTGGCGGACAGCTCTCTGACAGCTCGTCGCCTTGCCGAAAATGGTCGGACGATAGTCGCCTCACCCGGCTATCTGGCTCGGCACGGCACGCCTGCGGTGCCGGAAGACCTGCACAACCACAATTGCCTGAACTTCAACTTCCGCCGAGCCGAGCCGATGTGGCCGTTCCGCAAAGCGGGGACCGACTACGGGCTCACGGTTCACGGCACGATCCAAGCCAATAGCGGCGAGACGCTGGGTCAGCTGGCACTCGACGGCGTCGGAATTGCACGCGTCGGCAATTTCAGCATTGGCGATGCGATCGCCACCGGGCGGCTTGTATCCCTGCTGGACGCGTTCAATCCCGGCGATGTGGAGATATTCCACGCGGTCTTCGTGGGCGGCGCCAACATGCCGGCGCGAATACGTGTTTTTGTCGACTATCTGGTCGAGCGCCTTGCTGGCTCCCAGGCCAAGCCCACCAATAGACCGTGA
- a CDS encoding acetyl-CoA C-acyltransferase — protein MREAVIVSYARTGLAKSGRGGFNITPPMSLAAHAIHHAVDRAGVEKDYVEDCYLGNCAHGAPNIGRQAALLAGMPKSTGGVSVNRFCSSGLQTIAMAANSIRSDGADCIVAGGVESISIPGGGSPKEWVDPELLKTAPAIFMAMIDTADIVAERYKLSREYQDEYSLESQRRMAAAQQANKFKDEIVPMKTKMKVVDKATKAESIVDYVVDRDECNRPETTLEGLAKLEPVKGPGKYVTAGNASQLSDGAAAVVLMEAKDAEKRGLKPLGRFVAWAAAGCEPDEMGIGPIFAVPKLLKRHGLKIDDIDLWELNEAFASQCLYSRDKLGIDPDKYNVNGGSIAIGHPFGMTGARLTGHLLQEGARRKAKWGVVTMCIGGGQGGAGLFEIYS, from the coding sequence ATGCGTGAAGCCGTCATCGTTTCCTACGCGCGCACGGGCCTGGCCAAGTCCGGCCGTGGCGGGTTCAACATCACGCCGCCGATGTCGCTCGCGGCGCACGCCATCCACCATGCGGTCGACCGCGCCGGCGTCGAGAAGGATTACGTCGAGGACTGCTATCTCGGCAATTGCGCCCATGGCGCGCCGAACATCGGCCGCCAGGCCGCGCTGCTCGCCGGCATGCCGAAATCGACCGGCGGCGTCTCGGTGAACCGCTTCTGCTCCTCCGGCCTCCAGACCATCGCGATGGCCGCCAACTCGATCCGCTCCGACGGCGCCGACTGCATCGTCGCCGGCGGCGTCGAGAGCATCTCGATTCCCGGCGGCGGCTCGCCGAAGGAATGGGTCGACCCGGAGCTGCTCAAGACGGCGCCGGCGATCTTCATGGCGATGATCGACACCGCCGACATCGTCGCCGAGCGCTACAAGCTCAGCCGCGAATACCAGGACGAATACTCGCTGGAATCGCAGCGCCGTATGGCCGCAGCCCAACAGGCCAACAAGTTCAAGGACGAGATCGTCCCGATGAAGACCAAGATGAAGGTCGTCGACAAGGCAACCAAGGCCGAGAGCATCGTCGACTACGTGGTCGATCGCGACGAATGCAACCGTCCGGAGACCACGCTGGAAGGATTGGCGAAACTCGAGCCGGTGAAGGGCCCCGGCAAGTACGTCACCGCCGGCAATGCCAGCCAGCTCTCGGACGGCGCCGCCGCCGTGGTGCTGATGGAAGCCAAGGACGCCGAGAAGCGCGGCCTCAAGCCGCTCGGCCGCTTCGTCGCCTGGGCAGCCGCGGGCTGCGAGCCGGACGAGATGGGCATCGGGCCGATTTTTGCCGTGCCGAAGCTGTTGAAGCGTCACGGCCTGAAGATCGACGACATCGATCTCTGGGAGCTCAACGAGGCCTTCGCCAGCCAGTGCCTCTATTCGCGCGACAAGCTCGGCATCGATCCCGACAAGTACAACGTCAACGGCGGCTCGATCGCGATCGGCCATCCCTTCGGCATGACCGGCGCCCGTCTCACCGGCCATCTGCTGCAGGAAGGCGCCCGCCGCAAGGCCAAGTGGGGCGTGGTGACCATGTGCATCGGCGGCGGCCAGGGCGGCGCGGGCCTGTTCGAGATCTATAGCTGA
- the serA gene encoding phosphoglycerate dehydrogenase produces MTKPKVLISDALSPAAVQIFKDRGVEVDFQPNLGKDKDKLAEIIGNYDGLAIRSATKATAKILEKATNLKVIGRAGIGVDNVEIPAATAKGIIVMNTPFGNSITTAEHAITLMLALAREIPQADASTQAGKWEKNRFMGVEITGKVLGVVGCGNIGSIVADRALGLRMKVIAFDPFLSPERAKDIGVEKVELDDLLKRADFITLHTPLTEKTRNIIDAAAIAKMRKGVRLINCARGGLVDEQAVVDALNSKHIAGAAFDVFVEEPATANVLFGHPNVICTPHLGASTTEAQENVALQVAEQMSDYLLTGAISNAVNFPSITAEEAPKLKPFIALAEKLGSFAGQLTESGIRKVEITYEGNVAEMKIKAITSAVLSGLLRPMLGEVNVVSAPVVAKERGMVVDEIVRAAQSDYESLITVKVATERQERSVSGTVYHDGKPRLVDIKGIRVDAEFGKSMIYVTNEDKPGFIGKFASLLGDAKINIATFHLGRVAPGSDAIALIEVDGAVPADLLAKVQALPQVKQVKALTF; encoded by the coding sequence ATGACCAAGCCCAAAGTTCTCATTTCCGACGCGCTCTCTCCGGCTGCCGTGCAGATCTTCAAAGACCGCGGCGTCGAGGTCGACTTCCAGCCCAACCTCGGCAAGGACAAGGACAAGCTCGCCGAGATCATCGGCAATTACGACGGCCTCGCGATCCGCTCCGCGACGAAGGCGACGGCCAAGATCCTGGAGAAGGCGACCAACCTCAAGGTGATCGGCCGCGCCGGCATCGGCGTCGACAATGTCGAGATCCCCGCCGCCACGGCCAAGGGCATCATCGTGATGAACACGCCGTTCGGCAATTCGATCACGACCGCCGAGCACGCCATCACCCTGATGCTGGCGCTGGCCCGCGAGATCCCGCAGGCCGACGCCTCGACCCAGGCCGGCAAGTGGGAGAAGAACCGCTTCATGGGCGTCGAGATCACCGGCAAGGTGCTCGGCGTCGTCGGTTGCGGCAACATCGGCTCGATCGTCGCCGACCGCGCGCTCGGCCTGCGCATGAAGGTGATCGCGTTCGATCCGTTCCTGTCGCCGGAGCGCGCCAAGGACATCGGCGTCGAGAAGGTCGAACTCGACGACCTGCTCAAGCGCGCCGACTTCATCACGCTGCACACCCCTCTGACCGAGAAGACCAGGAACATCATCGACGCGGCCGCGATCGCCAAGATGAGGAAGGGCGTGCGCCTGATCAACTGCGCCCGCGGCGGTCTCGTCGACGAGCAGGCCGTGGTCGATGCACTCAATTCCAAGCACATCGCGGGCGCCGCCTTCGACGTCTTCGTCGAGGAGCCCGCGACCGCGAACGTGCTGTTCGGTCATCCCAACGTGATCTGCACGCCGCATCTCGGCGCCTCCACCACGGAAGCGCAGGAGAACGTCGCGCTCCAGGTCGCAGAGCAGATGTCGGATTACCTCCTGACCGGCGCGATCTCGAATGCCGTCAACTTCCCCTCGATCACCGCGGAAGAGGCGCCGAAGCTGAAGCCGTTCATCGCGCTGGCCGAGAAGCTCGGCTCGTTCGCCGGCCAGCTCACCGAGAGCGGCATCCGCAAGGTCGAGATCACCTATGAGGGCAACGTCGCCGAGATGAAGATCAAGGCGATCACGTCCGCGGTGTTGTCGGGTCTGCTGCGGCCGATGCTGGGCGAGGTCAACGTGGTGTCGGCGCCCGTCGTCGCCAAGGAGCGCGGCATGGTGGTCGACGAGATCGTCCGCGCCGCCCAGAGCGACTATGAGAGCCTGATCACCGTGAAGGTCGCGACCGAACGTCAGGAGCGTTCGGTGTCCGGTACAGTCTATCACGACGGCAAGCCGCGTCTGGTCGACATCAAGGGCATCCGCGTCGACGCCGAGTTCGGCAAGTCGATGATCTACGTGACCAACGAGGACAAGCCGGGTTTCATCGGCAAGTTCGCGAGCCTGCTCGGCGATGCCAAGATCAACATCGCGACCTTCCATCTCGGCCGCGTCGCACCGGGCTCCGATGCCATCGCGCTGATCGAGGTCGATGGCGCCGTGCCGGCAGACCTGCTCGCCAAGGTGCAGGCGCTGCCGCAGGTCAAGCAGGTCAAGGCGCTGACGTTCTAG
- a CDS encoding phosphoserine transaminase → MTVAKPASRPDVPHFSSGPCAKRPGWNAQNLKDAALGRSHRAKVGKTKLKLAIDLTREVLEVPADYRIGIVPASDTGAVEMALWSLLGARPVTTLAWESFGEGWVSDIVKELKLKDVTKLNAAYGEIPDLSKVDPNSDVVFTWNGTTSGVRVPNADWISATREGLTICDATSAAFAQDLDWAKLDVVTFSWQKALGGEAAHGMLVLSPRAVERLETYKPAWPLPKIFRMTKSGKINEGIFVGETINTPSMLCVEDYLDALNWAKSIGGLKALIARADANTKVLADWKAKTPWIDFLAKDAAIRSNTSVCLKFTDPALTSLSDDAQAEFSKKLVALVEKEGAGYDFAYYRDAPAGLRIWCGATVEAKDVELLTQWIDWAFAETKAQLAKAA, encoded by the coding sequence ATGACTGTAGCGAAGCCCGCTTCGCGGCCCGACGTGCCGCATTTCTCCTCCGGTCCCTGCGCCAAGCGCCCCGGTTGGAACGCCCAAAATCTCAAGGACGCAGCGCTCGGCCGTTCGCATCGCGCGAAGGTCGGCAAGACCAAGCTCAAGCTCGCGATCGATCTGACGCGCGAAGTGCTTGAAGTGCCGGCCGATTACCGCATCGGCATCGTGCCGGCCTCGGACACCGGCGCGGTCGAGATGGCGCTGTGGTCGTTGCTCGGTGCGCGCCCCGTCACCACGCTCGCCTGGGAATCCTTCGGCGAGGGCTGGGTCAGCGACATCGTCAAGGAATTGAAGCTCAAGGACGTCACCAAGCTCAACGCGGCCTATGGTGAGATTCCCGATCTTTCCAAGGTTGACCCCAACAGCGACGTCGTCTTCACCTGGAACGGCACCACCTCCGGCGTGCGGGTGCCGAACGCCGACTGGATCAGCGCGACCCGCGAGGGCCTGACCATTTGCGACGCCACCTCGGCCGCGTTCGCGCAAGATCTCGACTGGGCCAAGCTCGATGTCGTCACCTTCTCCTGGCAGAAGGCGCTCGGCGGCGAAGCCGCGCACGGCATGCTGGTCCTGTCGCCGCGCGCGGTCGAACGGCTCGAGACCTACAAGCCGGCCTGGCCGCTGCCGAAAATCTTCCGCATGACCAAGAGCGGCAAGATCAACGAGGGCATCTTCGTCGGCGAGACCATCAACACGCCGTCGATGCTTTGCGTCGAAGACTATCTCGATGCGTTGAACTGGGCCAAGTCGATCGGCGGCCTCAAGGCGCTGATCGCGCGTGCCGACGCCAACACCAAGGTGCTGGCCGATTGGAAGGCGAAGACGCCGTGGATCGACTTCCTGGCCAAGGACGCCGCAATCCGCTCCAACACCTCGGTGTGCCTGAAGTTCACCGATCCCGCGCTCACCTCGCTCTCGGACGACGCGCAGGCGGAGTTCTCCAAGAAACTCGTCGCGCTGGTCGAGAAGGAAGGCGCGGGTTACGACTTCGCCTACTACCGCGATGCGCCGGCGGGCTTGCGGATCTGGTGCGGTGCGACCGTCGAGGCCAAGGACGTCGAGCTGCTGACGCAGTGGATCGACTGGGCCTTCGCCGAGACCAAGGCGCAGCTCGCCAAGGCGGCCTGA
- a CDS encoding GNAT family N-acetyltransferase, which produces MSDKSVTIRRARRQDVAAIVAMLADDHLGRARERIEDPLPAVYYQAFERVERNSDLTLVVAESEGRVVGCLQLAVLPGISSQGGIRGLLEDVRVASDCRSRGIGEQLVQWAIAEAKARGCNLVELLTHQSRVDAQRFYKRLGFALSHAGMTVRF; this is translated from the coding sequence ATGAGCGATAAGTCCGTCACCATTCGTCGCGCGCGCCGCCAGGACGTCGCCGCGATTGTCGCGATGCTCGCCGACGATCATCTCGGCCGCGCCCGTGAGCGTATCGAGGACCCGTTGCCCGCTGTCTACTACCAGGCATTCGAGCGGGTCGAGCGCAATTCTGATCTCACGCTGGTGGTTGCCGAGAGCGAGGGCAGGGTGGTCGGTTGCCTGCAACTCGCTGTATTGCCGGGCATCAGCTCGCAAGGCGGCATTCGCGGTCTGCTCGAGGATGTCCGCGTTGCCTCTGATTGCCGCAGCCGCGGCATCGGCGAGCAATTGGTGCAATGGGCGATTGCGGAAGCGAAAGCGCGCGGCTGCAATCTGGTCGAATTGCTGACGCATCAAAGTCGCGTCGACGCGCAGCGCTTCTACAAGCGTCTCGGATTTGCATTGAGCCACGCCGGCATGACTGTCCGCTTTTAA
- a CDS encoding glutathione S-transferase family protein produces the protein MQIYGDSNSGNCLKVKWVCDKLALPYRWIEIDTRKGETRNPQFLKMNGAGQVPTIAFDDGRTLAQSNAIIRYLARDSALVPRDAFAAAKMDEWLFWEQYSHEPYIAVCRFQLVYLGKHVSELDADKVKRGYAALDRMEQHLAASRFFAAEQVSLADVSLLAYTRLAHEGGFDLGRYAAIRRWIGEAEAYLGLSPAR, from the coding sequence ATGCAGATTTACGGCGACAGCAATTCCGGCAATTGTCTGAAGGTGAAGTGGGTCTGCGACAAGCTCGCATTGCCCTATCGCTGGATCGAGATCGACACGCGCAAGGGCGAGACGCGCAACCCCCAATTCCTGAAGATGAACGGCGCCGGCCAGGTGCCGACCATAGCCTTCGACGACGGCCGCACGCTGGCGCAGTCCAATGCCATCATTCGCTATCTCGCCCGCGACAGCGCGCTCGTTCCGCGCGATGCCTTTGCCGCTGCCAAGATGGACGAATGGCTGTTCTGGGAACAGTACAGCCACGAGCCTTATATCGCGGTGTGCCGTTTCCAGCTGGTCTATCTCGGCAAGCACGTATCCGAGCTCGATGCGGACAAGGTCAAGCGCGGCTATGCGGCGCTCGACCGCATGGAGCAGCATCTCGCCGCGAGCCGCTTCTTTGCAGCCGAACAGGTTTCGCTCGCCGACGTCTCGCTGCTCGCCTATACCCGCCTCGCGCATGAAGGCGGCTTCGATCTCGGCCGCTATGCGGCCATTCGCCGCTGGATCGGCGAAGCCGAGGCGTATCTTGGTCTTTCGCCGGCGCGTTGA